In Amphiprion ocellaris isolate individual 3 ecotype Okinawa chromosome 2, ASM2253959v1, whole genome shotgun sequence, the genomic stretch CAATGCTAGCATTAACAAGTGTTTGTTATTCTAActgttttagttttgtatttcaAAGATACTGGGGAAACGCAAAGTTCACAGTGTACATGATTTAAACACTGCATTACCAAATAATCTCTGAATGACTAAATTCTGCCTGCGGGGAAGAAAATTTCCACCAATTCACAATGCAGTTTGTCTCCTTTTAGTTATAGAAACCTGTACCAGTAGAAAGATGgaataaaggagaaaaaataagattttaggACTCAGGAATGGACTATGtgattattttgttgatttttgtttgaaGTATCATGAACTTTTTTCAGACTAAAGCTGTCTCTCTGTAGTACTACTGCTGTAAGAAGAATGGGTCTGACAGCGGCTCCATCTCTCAGCAACACTTCGCCTGCAATGCCTGCAGTGTCTCTGGCCTGGACGGATCGATCATCACCCCACTGTCCCTGTCGCCGCCAGAGCCGCCCAAATCCTCCAACCCCACCAAAACCTCCGGGGGGCGTCGCAGCTACTGCCCCAGCTGCTCGCCCTACGACTCCCCCTTCTACATCCGCACCACCGATGAGATGCGCAACGGTGGCGAGCGCATCACCTACATGCCCACACACTATGACAACCAGGCGCTGGCGATGCCACTGCCCGCTGTCCGAGGCTCCCTGCTGAGGGACACCCAGCGAGGGAGGCCTCCTGATTTCTACACCAACACCCGAGCCATCAGCACCGAGGTGTGAGCACCCCATCACccttacacacagacacacaccagcaCCCACCATCAACACAACAATAATTTGGACTCCTATTGCAGCTGCCAGTGAGGATCTGCTGGATGAAGGCTCACTGTTTTTGGAGGTTAAATTATCACGTTTATTTAGGGGTTTTGAATGTTTTAACTGAGAACTGTCTTGGCCAATTGTGGTAAGTGGCAAGAAGGGGCCCCTTTCAAACCCAGTTCCCCACTTCATACCCATAAATTTTAACTTTCCATGTTCACAAGTATACTGATAATTTTGTGATTGATAGTAGATGTTAAACTGTCTGTAGGAAAACTTCCCTTTATCCTCCCGCACGAAGGGTTTGGTTATACACTGTTGACTGTTACTGTGTCTTTCCTGACTGAGGGCTATTTTAGATCATCATTTTTCCAAGCTCCATATCTTCCCAGTGACTGCCAAAAATGATGAAGTATGTAGCAAATATGAAGCAATTTTGACATGCTAAGCAGAATGAAATGTATCTGAAAACAGTGGCAAAGGAAAAGTCAACATCTCCTGTGTAGTTTTGTGGATCTCTGCATAAAACGAGGAGGAGGGCGGACGATTGAAGATTTCTCTATGCAAGCTGTCTAGCAAACTACCGCGGCTCTTCATCTCCAGCCATCTTCTTTCAGCAGTCTTCATCTCCTCAACTCTCCCGGGGGAATTCTGTGTGCACTGTAGTGATATATTGTGATGCTGCACATGTAGATAGACTTACAAGCATTTAAATCTGGATCGTGGATACGGCAGTTGAAAACCCCGCGGGCTCATAGGTCCAGCTCTAAACCTCTTGTTTCTCCCCTGATGTGGAAACCTGTGAACAAGCAAGGATGCCTGAACCTTTGAATGCAACACAGCGGTAAGCTTCGAATGAACTGAGCGAATTTCTCTTTACTGACAGAGATGCAAAAAgtttcaaatgtaaatattaaccGGAAAGCAATGAACGCATTTCTTGATCCCATCGTGTTCTTGGCAGAGAGAGATGCACGCTGGGATTTGAACTTGATGCATTTTGAATGAGGGAGTGCCATTTACTGGTTTGTGCTATTTTGTCTGTACACTCCTTCTATATTCCTCTACTACTCTCATGTTGAACCTTTGAAATGCAAATAACCATGAAATTTCCtctcattcttttatttttcacatggTGAGGAAGTCAATGTACACATTTATGTGGTTGAAAAACTGTCTCACAGTGCTCATTTTCTACCCAGCATCGCTTGCCATACACTATAATATTTCCTGTGGTAactgtctttatatttctgtgTACAGCAGGGTTCAGGTAAGCCGAATAAACAGTGCAAGAAGCCTTTAGGACTTGCAGGGTGTGATAATGTTTGGAgagttttgtgacatttttggataGTGCTGTCTTTCAAGCATTTTTTCAGCAGTGCATAATTAGAACAATTTTATGAGCAActgcttcatttatttcttgattattttttttcccatcaatGAATTTCATCATTAAATAGATTCCAACTGCAGTGCCATTACGCTGTGCATCTTGAAACTTCTCAAAACCGCTTTATGTCAGAATTAGTTTTCTCTGGATTAACTAACATGAGCAAATAAATGTACAGAAGATTGACAAAATTAAAGTTTTTCGTTGAAGGTCAATGTCTGATCTGTATTCAGTGAGATAAAAACCTGTGTTTCTCCATGTCACTGTCCACCAACACAGATTTATTgtcatcattcatttatttagccattgtattttattacttatttaaCCAATTAACTttgaaaacataacaaaaaaagatttttagaAATGTGGTTAAAACAGAAACTGTACACGATAAATACAGAAACAGTAATATTTATTTGATGGTGTTAACTTTTGACAATTAAAGATTTGTAACTGcttgaattgtgtttttgtgtggttACTGACAAGTCatacgcacatgcacacactcatacatgtatatacatctttggaaataattattagaccacTGTGCTAACCGTTTtctgcctcttcctcttccttgaTGAAGCcatgttaatgtgttttaaaagaTGCTGTAATTGTTTAACAGGTATGATAAACTTCGAACAATATTATCAGTGTTAATGGTTTGTTATGTAGACTTGggtaaagaaaaacaacaggtATTCTAATAGTTATTTTCAAAGCTGTGTAATATACACTCAGCTCAAATACAGAGAGAAGTCAGTAATGTTTCCAGCAATGTTtcaattatccatccatccatccatccatctatctatccat encodes the following:
- the fam163ab gene encoding protein FAM163A; protein product: MTAGTVVITGGILATVILLCIIAVLCYCRLQYYCCKKNGSDSGSISQQHFACNACSVSGLDGSIITPLSLSPPEPPKSSNPTKTSGGRRSYCPSCSPYDSPFYIRTTDEMRNGGERITYMPTHYDNQALAMPLPAVRGSLLRDTQRGRPPDFYTNTRAISTEV